CCTGACAGACATCGTTGGTAAAGGAAACACTGCAATCTCATCACTTTGACAAATGTCGACTAATGTCGTGTATTTCGTGACTTCAGACACTTCCAATTGATATGTCATGTGCGCCGCTTGATAACAACGAACCTCACCCACCTCAGGTTTATGAGGCAAGAGAGCATTAAGCTTAGCGTAATTCGTTTCATAAACGCGCATCAGCTCTTTCAAGTCAACATGATAAGAATTGTGAAAAGTTATTTTTGCCATTGCTTTCGTAAAGTTTCATAGTTCAGTTGTAACCATTGCAACGCAATAATAGATGCCCCATTTTCAATACGGCCTTCTCGCACTAGCTGATAGGCTTGTTCGCGATTTATTACATGCACTTTAATATCCTCTCCTTCATAGTCTAAACCATGAATGCCTTTTGCAAGAGATGCATCCACTTCACCGACATAAACTTCGAGTTTTTCATTACAACCGCCCGAAGAAGGATAATACGCAGTAATACGCTCAACGTTACCAATAGTAATGCCCGCTTCTTCTTGGGCTTCACGGCGAACAATCTCTTCAGGCTCTTCATCACGATCCAAAATACCAGCAACAATTTCTAATTGCCACGGATGAGCATGCTCAAGTGCTCCAACCCGAATCTGTTCAATAATCACGACAGAATCGGTCACTGGGTCATAAGGTAGTACCGCTGCGGCAATACCACGAACAAACATTTCT
This genomic stretch from Vibrio nitrifigilis harbors:
- the nudF gene encoding ADP-ribose diphosphatase, translated to MQDNQPIGEKFSSQDLEILSKETLFQGFFRMVKYRFKHRLFEGGWSQPIEREMFVRGIAAAVLPYDPVTDSVVIIEQIRVGALEHAHPWQLEIVAGILDRDEEPEEIVRREAQEEAGITIGNVERITAYYPSSGGCNEKLEVYVGEVDASLAKGIHGLDYEGEDIKVHVINREQAYQLVREGRIENGASIIALQWLQLNYETLRKQWQK
- a CDS encoding DUF1249 family protein translates to MAKITFHNSYHVDLKELMRVYETNYAKLNALLPHKPEVGEVRCYQAAHMTYQLEVSEVTKYTTLVDICQSDEIAVFPLPTMSVRLYHDARVAEVFSTDQLTRVEPRYCYPNDKMVQKDEKAQVNRFLGDWLSFCLRHGISRAPINISPQ